CGACGAAGATTTGTTGGCGGGAGAGGAAGAGGCAGGACCTTGAAGTGCCTTGATGACGAATCAGCGCAGACTCCTCACCGAAAAGCCGGAAGCACATGCTGGCGCGCTGCTATTGATGTTGTTGTAGTCTGTGACATGTAGCGAGAAAACGTtgttgatttgtgtgtgtgttttttaaacataacGTTTGAGTGAAAAACCAGAGAATGGCAGCAACAGTGGCTACACCTGTCACCCCCGCGGAGCAGGACCTTGACCGGTGTGGGAGTGCGGAGGAGAGCCGCGGGGCCGAGGCGGAGGAGGAGAGCAGCCAGCAGCAGACAGGCCCCGCTGCCGCCGTGACCCACAGCCGACTGTCCAAACTCCCACTGGCCCGCATAAAGGCGCTTATGAAGACCGACCCAGACGTGTCGCTCGCCAGCCAGGAATCTGTGTTCATCATCGCTAAAGCCACGGTAAGAACACGAAGGAGGTCCCGTAACTACACATGATGTTTACTTCCTATGCTTTCACAATGTGGTACGACATTCTCATCCCTGCACGTTATCAGCAGAGTTGTCCTCCAAGCATACttttatgtgttgtgtgtaaCCATATCAGTGTAGCTATCAAATGCAGCAGCGGTTTGTCTTATACAATGGACATAAAAGGTATAATTTTTGAGCATGCAGAAATCTCAATGAAATAAATGCAAAGTTACATCGTGTAAGGAAAGACTGGAACAGAAACAAACCCACAAATGGGTCAAGGCTACTGAAATGATTTACTTTAATGCATAAGAAAC
This genomic window from Micropterus dolomieu isolate WLL.071019.BEF.003 ecotype Adirondacks linkage group LG05, ASM2129224v1, whole genome shotgun sequence contains:
- the pole4 gene encoding DNA polymerase epsilon subunit 4, with translation MAATVATPVTPAEQDLDRCGSAEESRGAEAEEESSQQQTGPAAAVTHSRLSKLPLARIKALMKTDPDVSLASQESVFIIAKATELFVEMIAKDALVYAQQGKRKTLQRKDLDNAIEAIDEFAFLEGTLD